A window from Ostrinia nubilalis chromosome 13, ilOstNubi1.1, whole genome shotgun sequence encodes these proteins:
- the LOC135077101 gene encoding protein embryonic gonad-like — protein MNQQCKVCGEPAAGFHFGAFTCEGCKSFFGRTYNNLSSISECKNNGECVINKKNRTACKACRLRKCLLVGMSKSGSRYGRRSNWFKIHCLLQEQQQQHIQQLQTSKSPPRFNSSINPSFLPTNLLPASALAEYYKNSEKNHFTEDVTRQSVSPSDSGASSADPEDDNSSRSTSGLSIFRPASSPCSEKDVRLQAIRNQTRDVRKRKPSTLPPSPFGPVSATPSFSPRTGPFLPTPLHNLRPIPPGLATWPNRNGGDLLLHSPAVAGVAIDQDQPIDLSIKSTAVLFRSPKNDEVSDSEPELSIDLSEENGKDIMKNPLDLSLVPKRTEEVPMTG, from the coding sequence TCGTTCTTCGGGCGGACGTACAACAACCTGTCGTCGATATCGGAATGCAAGAATAACGGCGAGTGCGTCATCAACAAGAAGAACAGAACGGCGTGCAAGGCCTGCAGACTACGGAAATGCCTCTTAGTGGGCATGTCCAAATCCGGTTCGAGATATGGAAGAAGATCCAACTGGTTCAAAATCCACTGCCTGTTACAAGAGCAGCAGCAGCAACACATCCAGCAACTGCAGACGAGCAAGTCACCCCCCAGGTTCAATTCCTCTATAAATCCGTCCTTTCTGCCGACGAATCTGTTGCCAGCTTCCGCATTAGCTGAGTACTACAAAAATTCTGAGAAGAACCACTTCACAGAGGACGTGACGCGGCAAAGCGTGTCGCCGTCCGACTCTGGAGCGTCGTCAGCTGATCCAGAAGATGACAACAGTTCGAGAAGTACAAGCGGCTTGAGCATCTTTAGACCTGCTTCGTCTCCGTGCAGCGAAAAAGACGTGAGATTACAAGCGATAAGGAACCAAACGAGAGACGTCAGGAAACGAAAACCTTCAACTCTACCGCCTTCCCCGTTTGGTCCAGTATCAGCTACTCCGAGTTTTTCGCCGCGCACAGGTCCATTCTTACCAACTCCGTTGCATAATTTGAGACCGATACCACCTGGTTTGGCCACGTGGCCCAACCGAAACGGTGGTGACTTGCTCCTGCACTCGCCGGCCGTCGCAGGTGTTGCCATAGATCAAGACCAACCCATAGATCTGTCGATCAAATCCACTGCTGTTCTATTTAGAAGTCCTAAAAACGATGAAGTTAGCGATTCGGAGCCCGAACTAAGTATCGATTTGAGCGAAGAAAATGGCAAAGACATCATGAAGAATCCTCTAGATTTGTCACTCGTCCCCAAGAGAACAGAAGAAGTGCCAATGACAGGATGA